The genomic interval TGGCAGGTGGTTGACGCTGCAAGGCGTGTCCGAACAGATCTCCATCGCGATTTCGAGCGACTCTGGCATTTCGTTGTTCACCATATAATTAGGTATACGGTATTCCACAAATCCTGAACCGAACCATAAGACTTTAGCATGGACATGCTCTGGATCGGCAAAATAACGCGGATCATCGCACATCCCGATCATTTGAGTATCGGATGCCAGTCCGCAGGTTGGTTTAATTTGGTACGAAGAATAATGTCCCACGGGAAGTGAAACCGAGTAACGCTTCGTTTCGTCCGTGACTGGTTCACTCTTAAAAACCAGCATCGCCTGCGACAGCTGGAGATGGCATATCTTTTGCATGCCGCGCTTGCCCGCCACGCTTTCGCTGCGAACAATGCCGGCTTCCTCCAGCATATGAATATGTCTTGTAACGATAGGAGACTTTATATCTAGCGCCTCGGATAAGCTTTTTATATTCATAGGCTGCACGCCTAGCAATTCAATCATTTTGACCCGTGTGTGTGATGAGAAGCATTCAAGAAACTTCATATTGCGGCTGCTCACTTCAATTTCCATTGCTGCTTCCCCTGTCTCTAGCTAATTTCAAATCATTATATAACTAAAAAGTTATCCTTTCAACACTTCCCTGCTCCACCTTGACTTATGGAGTAGAATTAACTAAAATAAACGGCGTATACATAACTCAAAAGATATTTAGTTACCTTTTTAGTTATCTAAATAGTTTTAGGAGGAATTAAGATGAACTCATTTCAATTCGTTAATCCAACTCATATTGTGTTTGGTGAAGGTACAGCCAAGCAAGTAGGCCAATTAACCTCCAAATACGGCAAAACAGTCCTGCTCGTTTACGGATCAGGCAGCGTCAAAAAAACAGGCTTGTACGATCAAACCGTAAGCCTTCTTCAAGAAGCTGGCATCAAGGTGCACGAGCTTCCTAATATTGAACCAAACCCGCGTTTAACTACCGTCAAAAAAGGGATCGACATTTGCCGCGCTGAAGGCGTTGATTTCATTCTAGCCGTTGGTGGAGGCAGCGTTATTGATGCAGCCAAAGCTAT from Paenibacillus sp. FSL K6-3182 carries:
- a CDS encoding ArsR family transcriptional regulator; the encoded protein is MEIEVSSRNMKFLECFSSHTRVKMIELLGVQPMNIKSLSEALDIKSPIVTRHIHMLEEAGIVRSESVAGKRGMQKICHLQLSQAMLVFKSEPVTDETKRYSVSLPVGHYSSYQIKPTCGLASDTQMIGMCDDPRYFADPEHVHAKVLWFGSGFVEYRIPNYMVNNEMPESLEIAMEICSDTPCSVNHLPSDIAFTINGVGVGTWTYPGDFGSSRGLYTPEWWHKNIQYGFMKTIRVNQQGSYIDGIKVSDVTIGELMLAYDKEILFRISSSTTTRNCGGVTLFGKGFGNYNQDIEVTLRCQ